A window of the Lactuca sativa cultivar Salinas chromosome 7, Lsat_Salinas_v11, whole genome shotgun sequence genome harbors these coding sequences:
- the LOC111901038 gene encoding universal stress protein PHOS34 isoform X1: MQPQKTLPESDLPSLAAIKVKSSSPRFRPTNHSATETPTAGAQRRIGIAVDLSDESAFAVKWAVHQYLRPGDAVILIHVRPTSVLYGADWGSVDLSIVDTDNEESQQKLEDDFDTFTTTKSAALAQPLVDAHIPYKIHIVKDHDMKERLCLEVERLGLSAVIMGSRGFGATKRGTDGRLGSVSDYCVRHCVCPVVVVRYPDEKDPAAAVEPVVSVATADDEEDDPEFHDATDERK; the protein is encoded by the exons ATGCAACCCCAGAAAACCCTACCGGAATCCGACTTACCGTCGCTCGCCGCCATCAAAGTCAAGTCATCATCCCCTCGTTTCCGTCCTACCAATCATTCCGCCACCGAAACCCCCACTGCCGGCGCACAACGCAGGATAGGCATCGCTGTCGATCTTAGCGACGAGAGTGCCTTTGCTGTAAAGTGGGCCGTCCACCAGTATCTCCGCCCCGGTGACGCCGTCATCCTGATCCATGTCCGTCCTACTTCCGTCCTTTACGGCGCTGATTGGGGCTCCGTTGATCTCTCCATTGTCGACACTGACAATGAGGAATCACAGCAGAAGCTCGAAGATGATTTTGATACTTTCACCACTACGAAATCCGCTGCCCTAGCGCAACCTCTGGTCGACGCGCACATACCGTATAAGATCCATATCGTGAAAGATCATGACATGAAGGAGAGGCTTTGTTTGGAAGTTGAACGACTAGGGTTAAGTGCGGTTATCATGGGAAGCCGAGGATTCGGTGCAACAAAACGCGGAACCGATGGGAGGCTCGGGAGTGTTAGCGATTACTGTGTCCGTCACTGTGTGTGCCCGGTGGTGGTTGTGAGATATCCCGATGAGAAAGATCCCGCTGCTGCTGTTGAGCCGGTGGTGTCGGTTGCAACAGCCGATGATGAGGAAGATGACCCTGAATTCCATGATGCAACCGATGAACGAAAAT GA
- the LOC111901038 gene encoding universal stress protein PHOS34 isoform X2, whose translation MQPQKTLPESDLPSLAAIKVKSSSPRFRPTNHSATETPTAGAQRRIGIAVDLSDESAFAVKWAVHQYLRPGDAVILIHVRPTSVLYGADWGSVDLSIVDTDNEESQQKLEDDFDTFTTTKSAALAQPLVDAHIPYKIHIVKDHDMKERLCLEVERLGLSAVIMGSRGFGATKRGTDGRLGSVSDYCVRHCVCPVVVVRYPDEKDPAAAVEPVVSVATADDEEDDPEFHDATDERK comes from the exons ATGCAACCCCAGAAAACCCTACCGGAATCCGACTTACCGTCGCTCGCCGCCATCAAAGTCAAGTCATCATCCCCTCGTTTCCGTCCTACCAATCATTCCGCCACCGAAACCCCCACTGCCGGCGCACAACGCAGGATAGGCATCGCTGTCGATCTTAGCGACGAGAGTGCCTTTGCTGTAAAGTGGGCCGTCCACCAGTATCTCCGCCCCGGTGACGCCGTCATCCTGATCCATGTCCGTCCTACTTCCGTCCTTTACGGCGCTGATTGGGGCTCCGTTGATCTCTCCATTGTCGACACTGACAATGAGGAATCACAGCAGAAGCTCGAAGATGATTTTGATACTTTCACCACTACGAAATCCGCTGCCCTAGCGCAACCTCTGGTCGACGCGCACATACCGTATAAGATCCATATCGTGAAAGATCATGACATGAAGGAGAGGCTTTGTTTGGAAGTTGAACGACTAGGGTTAAGTGCGGTTATCATGGGAAGCCGAGGATTCGGTGCAACAAAACGCGGAACCGATGGGAGGCTCGGGAGTGTTAGCGATTACTGTGTCCGTCACTGTGTGTGCCCGGTGGTGGTTGTGAGATATCCCGATGAGAAAGATCCCGCTGCTGCTGTTGAGCCGGTGGTGTCGGTTGCAACAGCCGATGATGAGGAAGATGACCCTGAATTCCATGATGCAACCGATGAACGAAAAT AA